Proteins from a single region of Labedella gwakjiensis:
- a CDS encoding family 20 glycosylhydrolase, translating to MTHPTENAALPLHDLLIPTPRSLTAGDGGPLVVGDRLRLSSPHAGLATVTPLVVDLLRAEGVTLVDAEPDDAIGPATLGLELRPDADGGANRTQDSEAYALSVSDRGISITAASPAGIFYGAQTLAQFLSSGRGGARSIPALHIHDAPRFRYRGAMLDVARHFFDVDTVKSYIDRIALAKLNHLHLHLSDDQGWRLHIDSWPRLTERGSSGAVGGGAGGFYTHDDYREIVAYAAERFVTVVPEIDLPGHTHAAIVAYPELAPPLYAGAPDSAERPEDDTPAPEFAPYGGVEVGFSTVDTRSDVVHRFVADVTREIAALTPGPYLHLGGDESLSTSEEDYLDFLARASAAASTTGKTLVFWHEAGASAELPPGTIGQYWDYLIPRGRSADQTRRFVENAGAVILSPADAIYVDMKHADDDPLGLVWADGPTNVETSYSWEPDEVIAGLSPDAILGIEAPLWSETIESLADIDALAFPRLLAAAEIAWSPRPSESPERTWSSFRRRLVGWQPRLDALGIGYTRAEGVDWS from the coding sequence ATGACGCATCCGACCGAGAACGCGGCCCTTCCCCTCCACGACCTCCTCATCCCCACGCCGCGATCGCTCACGGCCGGGGACGGTGGGCCGCTCGTCGTCGGCGATCGACTCCGGCTCTCGTCCCCGCACGCCGGGCTCGCGACCGTCACGCCCCTCGTCGTCGACCTCCTGCGCGCGGAGGGCGTCACGCTCGTCGATGCAGAGCCGGACGACGCGATCGGGCCGGCGACCCTCGGCCTCGAGCTCCGCCCCGATGCCGACGGCGGCGCGAATCGGACCCAGGACTCCGAGGCGTACGCCCTCAGCGTGAGCGACCGCGGCATCAGCATCACGGCGGCCTCCCCCGCCGGCATCTTCTACGGAGCGCAGACCCTCGCGCAGTTCCTGTCGAGCGGCCGCGGAGGGGCTCGGAGCATCCCAGCCCTCCACATCCACGACGCTCCGCGCTTCCGGTACCGCGGGGCGATGCTCGACGTCGCCCGCCACTTCTTCGACGTCGACACCGTGAAGTCCTACATCGACCGCATCGCACTCGCCAAGCTCAACCACCTGCACCTGCACCTGAGCGACGACCAGGGGTGGCGGCTGCACATCGACTCGTGGCCCCGCCTGACCGAACGCGGCTCCTCCGGTGCCGTCGGAGGGGGCGCCGGCGGCTTCTACACGCACGACGACTACCGCGAGATCGTTGCCTACGCCGCCGAACGCTTCGTCACGGTGGTGCCCGAGATCGACCTCCCCGGCCACACCCACGCCGCGATCGTCGCCTACCCCGAGCTCGCTCCCCCCCTCTACGCCGGTGCTCCCGATTCGGCCGAACGTCCGGAGGACGACACGCCTGCTCCCGAGTTCGCACCCTACGGCGGTGTCGAGGTGGGCTTCTCCACCGTCGACACCCGGTCGGACGTCGTCCATCGGTTCGTCGCTGACGTCACCCGCGAGATCGCGGCGCTCACACCCGGGCCGTACCTGCACCTCGGCGGCGACGAATCCCTCTCCACGTCGGAGGAGGACTACCTCGACTTCCTCGCCCGCGCGAGCGCCGCAGCGTCCACGACGGGCAAGACCCTCGTGTTCTGGCACGAGGCGGGCGCGAGTGCCGAGCTGCCGCCCGGCACGATCGGGCAGTACTGGGACTACCTCATCCCCCGCGGCCGGTCGGCGGATCAGACACGGCGCTTCGTCGAGAACGCCGGAGCCGTGATCCTCTCCCCCGCCGACGCCATCTACGTCGACATGAAGCACGCGGACGACGACCCCCTCGGCCTGGTCTGGGCCGACGGCCCGACGAACGTCGAGACGTCCTATTCCTGGGAGCCCGACGAGGTGATCGCCGGGTTGTCCCCCGACGCGATCCTCGGGATCGAGGCCCCTCTCTGGTCGGAGACGATCGAGTCGCTCGCGGACATCGACGCTCTCGCGTTCCCCCGACTGCTGGCCGCGGCGGAGATCGCGTGGTCCCCGCGCCCCTCCGAGTCGCCCGAACGCACGTGGTCGTCGTTCCGTCGACGCCTGGTCGGATGGCAACCGCGGCTCGACGCCCTCGGTATCGGCTACACACGCGCAGAGGGGGTCGACTGGTCATGA
- a CDS encoding ABC transporter permease — protein MVRRLLSSLGQFLATLLVATALIFVMLRVMPGDPAVVALGINATPEALAQWRAEYGTDQSLGLQYLQWMGGLVRGDFGTSYVTSQDLSPLIADRVQVTLILVGLSMVVALLVAVPLGVLAAVRHQHPSGVVLSGISQVGVAVPNFLVGVLLVAVFAVHLGWFPSGGWVAPADDPVEFLRRLVLPVIALGSVQAAIITRYVRSAVLEIMREDFLRTARAKGLTKGAALVRHGLRNAGVPVVTIVGVQLAAMLIGSVVIERVFVIPGLGSLLVDSVGNRDLLAVQAIVAVLVLLVIVINLLVDLAYTVLDPRLRKAA, from the coding sequence ATGGTGCGACGACTGCTCAGCAGCCTCGGACAGTTCCTGGCCACGCTGCTCGTCGCGACGGCGCTCATCTTCGTGATGCTGCGCGTGATGCCGGGCGACCCCGCCGTGGTCGCCCTGGGCATCAACGCGACCCCGGAGGCGCTCGCCCAGTGGCGGGCGGAGTACGGGACGGACCAGTCGCTCGGTCTGCAGTACCTGCAGTGGATGGGCGGCCTCGTCCGCGGTGACTTCGGTACGTCCTACGTGACGTCGCAGGACCTGTCGCCGCTCATCGCCGACCGGGTGCAGGTGACCCTCATCCTCGTGGGTCTCTCGATGGTCGTGGCCCTCCTCGTGGCCGTCCCGCTCGGGGTGCTGGCGGCGGTCCGCCACCAGCACCCCTCAGGGGTGGTCCTCTCCGGCATCTCGCAAGTGGGTGTCGCAGTCCCCAACTTCCTCGTCGGCGTGCTCCTCGTGGCCGTGTTCGCTGTGCACCTCGGGTGGTTCCCATCGGGCGGCTGGGTCGCCCCGGCCGACGATCCCGTCGAGTTCCTCCGCCGCCTCGTCCTGCCCGTGATCGCGCTCGGTTCGGTGCAGGCCGCGATCATCACGCGCTACGTGCGCTCGGCCGTGCTCGAGATCATGCGGGAGGACTTCCTGCGCACGGCCCGCGCCAAGGGGCTCACGAAGGGTGCCGCGCTCGTGCGTCACGGGCTCCGGAACGCCGGAGTCCCCGTGGTGACGATCGTCGGCGTGCAGCTCGCGGCCATGCTCATCGGCTCCGTCGTGATCGAACGCGTCTTCGTGATCCCGGGCCTCGGGAGCCTCCTCGTCGATTCCGTCGGCAACCGCGACCTCCTCGCGGTGCAGGCGATCGTCGCGGTGCTCGTGCTCCTCGTCATCGTCATCAACCTCCTCGTCGACCTCGCCTACACCGTGCTCGACCCCCGACTGAGAAAGGCGGCGTGA
- a CDS encoding FadR/GntR family transcriptional regulator: protein MSFTPVQKVNAYEIIVGQIEQAISDGTYGAGDRLPSERQLMADFGVSRATVREAMRVLQATGVVESRPGDPRGPVVTAFSPRVLEKSMAKLAQLDSVSRVELLQFRLLLEGHASLLAATERTDDELADITARGEDIADLADQPDGRFGERVNRFHQAIRRASHNQMLEICGNVVGGVMAEMIDRRLTSDTDRSARVRTSARDARALVSAIRDGRAHEAAAISTGNIYRYYADDLSPEETDRLATMMEAYSTLP from the coding sequence ATGAGTTTCACACCCGTGCAGAAGGTCAACGCGTACGAGATCATCGTCGGTCAGATCGAACAGGCCATCAGTGACGGCACGTACGGCGCGGGAGACCGGTTGCCGAGCGAACGCCAGCTCATGGCCGATTTCGGCGTGAGTCGCGCGACCGTCCGCGAGGCGATGCGCGTCCTCCAGGCGACCGGTGTCGTCGAGTCGCGACCGGGCGACCCGCGCGGCCCCGTCGTCACGGCGTTCTCGCCCCGCGTGCTCGAGAAGTCGATGGCGAAGCTCGCCCAGCTCGACTCGGTGTCGCGCGTGGAGCTCCTGCAGTTCCGCCTGCTGCTCGAGGGCCACGCGAGCCTCCTCGCCGCGACGGAACGCACCGACGACGAGCTCGCCGACATCACCGCACGAGGAGAGGACATCGCCGACCTCGCCGACCAGCCGGACGGACGCTTCGGCGAGCGCGTCAATCGGTTCCACCAGGCGATCCGGCGCGCCTCGCACAACCAGATGCTCGAGATCTGCGGCAACGTCGTCGGCGGCGTCATGGCGGAGATGATCGACCGTCGCCTCACGAGCGACACGGATCGGAGCGCCCGTGTGCGGACGAGTGCGCGGGATGCGCGCGCCCTCGTGTCCGCGATCCGTGACGGTCGGGCTCACGAGGCCGCCGCCATCTCGACGGGCAACATCTATCGCTACTACGCCGATGATCTCTCCCCAGAGGAGACGGACCGTCTCGCGACGATGATGGAGGCGTACAGCACCCTGCCGTGA
- a CDS encoding YbaK/EbsC family protein, which produces MTEQRTHPAVERVRSALAASGVPAEVVWFDDSAKTAAEAAAAIGCDVGAIANSLVFTLDGEPVLVMTSGSHRVDTAFLGALIGGRLKRADADVVKAATGQVIGGVAPVGHPSPIRTWVDTTLAEYPEIWAAAGHAHTVFPTTFDELVRVTRGTPTPVVAD; this is translated from the coding sequence GTGACCGAGCAGAGAACCCATCCGGCTGTCGAGCGCGTCCGTTCTGCGCTCGCCGCCTCGGGCGTCCCCGCCGAGGTCGTGTGGTTCGACGACAGCGCGAAGACCGCGGCGGAGGCCGCCGCGGCGATCGGCTGCGACGTGGGCGCGATCGCGAACTCCCTCGTGTTCACGCTCGACGGGGAGCCCGTCCTCGTGATGACGAGTGGCTCCCACCGGGTCGACACGGCCTTCCTCGGCGCGCTGATCGGTGGCCGGCTCAAGCGCGCAGACGCCGACGTGGTCAAGGCCGCGACGGGTCAGGTGATCGGCGGCGTCGCGCCCGTGGGTCACCCGTCGCCGATCCGCACCTGGGTGGACACGACTCTCGCCGAGTACCCCGAGATCTGGGCAGCGGCGGGTCACGCCCACACGGTGTTCCCGACGACCTTCGACGAGCTCGTCCGCGTCACGCGCGGCACGCCGACACCGGTCGTCGCCGACTGA
- the glyA gene encoding serine hydroxymethyltransferase, giving the protein MTTESSTPVSTGQNLFNAPLSEVDPEIAAVLEQELGRQRDYLEMIASENFVPVSVLQSQGSVLTNKYAEGYPGRRYYGGCEYVDIAESLAIERAKSLFGAAYANVQPHSGASANAAVLSAIAQPGDTILGLELSHGGHLTHGMKLNFSGKLYNAVAYGVDPESMLVDMEDVRAKAREHKPRVIIAGWSAYPRQLDFALFREIADEVGATLWVDMAHFAGLVAAGLHPSPVPHAHVVSSTVHKTIGGPRSGFILTNEQDLAKKLNSNVFPGQQGGPLMHVIAAKATAFKLAASEDFKDRQARTIRGAQILAERLTADDSKATGLDVLTGGTDVHLVLADLRNSELDGKQAEDVLHDVRITVNRNSVPFDPRPPMVTSGLRIGTPALATRGFGETEFTEVADVIALALRPGADVDGLRDRVAALADAFPLYPGLQQ; this is encoded by the coding sequence ATGACCACAGAATCGTCGACACCCGTATCCACGGGCCAGAACCTCTTCAACGCCCCGCTCAGCGAGGTCGACCCGGAGATCGCCGCCGTCCTCGAGCAGGAGCTCGGTCGCCAGCGCGACTACCTCGAGATGATCGCGAGCGAGAACTTCGTTCCCGTCTCGGTCCTGCAGTCGCAGGGCTCCGTGCTCACCAACAAGTACGCAGAGGGCTACCCCGGCCGCCGCTACTACGGCGGATGCGAGTACGTGGACATCGCGGAGTCGCTCGCGATCGAGCGGGCCAAGAGCCTCTTCGGCGCGGCATACGCGAACGTCCAGCCGCACTCCGGCGCGAGCGCCAACGCCGCCGTCCTCTCCGCCATCGCGCAGCCCGGCGACACGATCCTCGGCCTCGAGCTGTCCCACGGCGGCCACCTCACGCACGGCATGAAGCTCAACTTCTCCGGCAAGCTCTACAACGCCGTCGCCTACGGCGTCGACCCCGAGTCGATGCTCGTCGACATGGAGGATGTGCGCGCGAAGGCTCGCGAGCACAAGCCCCGCGTCATCATCGCCGGGTGGTCCGCCTACCCGCGCCAGCTCGACTTCGCCCTCTTCCGCGAGATCGCCGACGAGGTCGGCGCCACGCTCTGGGTCGACATGGCGCATTTCGCCGGTCTCGTCGCCGCTGGCCTCCACCCGTCTCCCGTGCCCCACGCGCACGTCGTCAGCTCCACCGTGCACAAGACGATCGGCGGACCGCGCTCCGGCTTCATCCTCACCAACGAGCAGGACCTCGCGAAGAAGCTCAACTCGAACGTCTTCCCCGGCCAGCAGGGCGGGCCGCTCATGCACGTCATCGCGGCGAAGGCCACGGCGTTCAAGCTCGCCGCATCCGAGGACTTCAAGGACCGCCAGGCGCGCACCATCCGCGGCGCGCAGATCCTCGCGGAGCGCCTCACGGCCGACGACTCGAAGGCCACGGGCCTCGACGTGCTCACGGGGGGCACCGACGTGCACCTCGTTCTCGCCGACCTCCGCAACTCGGAGCTCGACGGCAAGCAGGCGGAGGACGTGCTGCACGATGTGCGCATCACGGTGAACCGCAACTCGGTTCCGTTCGACCCGCGACCGCCGATGGTCACGTCGGGCCTCCGCATCGGCACGCCGGCTCTCGCCACGCGTGGTTTCGGCGAGACCGAGTTCACCGAGGTCGCCGACGTCATCGCGCTCGCGCTGCGTCCGGGTGCCGACGTCGATGGGCTGCGTGACCGGGTCGCGGCGCTCGCCGACGCTTTCCCGCTCTACCCCGGCCTTCAGCAGTAG
- a CDS encoding bifunctional methylenetetrahydrofolate dehydrogenase/methenyltetrahydrofolate cyclohydrolase has protein sequence MTALKLDGLAAAAAIKSELRARVDVLRERGIVPGLGTLLVGDDPASRSYVAGKHRDCAEVGIESIRVDLPATASREDVLAAVRDLNAAPEVTGYIVQLPLPAGIDENEILEAIDPDKDADGLHPTNLGRLVLGVAGELTSPLPCTPAGIVELLRRNDVPLAGQHVTVIGRGLTVGRPLGLLLTRKGIDATVTLTHSRTPDIAAEVRRADIVVAAVGVPHLVKPEWIKPGAAVVDVGVTRVGTTESGKAKLSGDVDPAVADVAGWLSPNPGGVGPMTRALLVSNVVQSAERA, from the coding sequence ATGACGGCTCTGAAGCTCGACGGCCTCGCGGCCGCGGCCGCCATCAAGTCCGAACTCCGAGCGCGCGTCGATGTCCTGCGCGAACGCGGAATCGTCCCAGGGCTCGGCACGCTCCTCGTAGGCGACGACCCCGCCTCCCGTAGCTACGTCGCGGGCAAGCACCGCGACTGCGCGGAGGTGGGCATCGAGTCGATCCGCGTCGACCTTCCCGCGACCGCTTCGCGAGAGGACGTGCTCGCCGCCGTCCGCGACCTCAACGCCGCTCCCGAGGTCACGGGCTACATCGTGCAGCTGCCGCTGCCGGCAGGCATCGACGAGAACGAGATCCTCGAGGCGATCGACCCGGACAAGGACGCCGACGGCCTCCATCCCACGAACCTCGGGAGACTCGTGCTCGGTGTCGCGGGCGAGCTCACGTCGCCGCTTCCCTGCACCCCCGCCGGCATCGTGGAACTCCTGCGTCGGAACGACGTCCCCCTCGCCGGACAGCATGTGACCGTGATCGGTCGCGGCCTCACGGTGGGTCGCCCGCTCGGGCTTCTCCTCACCCGCAAGGGCATCGACGCGACCGTCACCCTCACGCACTCGCGCACGCCCGATATCGCCGCCGAGGTCCGCCGCGCCGACATCGTGGTCGCGGCCGTCGGGGTGCCCCACCTCGTGAAACCCGAGTGGATCAAGCCGGGCGCCGCTGTGGTGGACGTCGGGGTGACGCGCGTCGGCACCACCGAGAGCGGGAAGGCGAAGCTCTCCGGCGACGTCGACCCGGCTGTGGCGGACGTGGCGGGATGGCTGTCGCCGAACCCCGGGGGAGTCGGTCCCATGACCCGAGCCCTCCTCGTCTCGAACGTCGTGCAGTCGGCGGAACGGGCCTGA
- a CDS encoding DinB family protein: MTSSTGALPEDTRPEPPERGGERETIEGFLDFLRASVVYKATGLSDADAARRVLPSLTTVSGLIRHLADVERSWFREAMAGEADVPSRWSEEDRDGEFRVTEHDTLAEVVADYEAACAESRTVAARFDLDDPSAGRDGRYHLRWILVHMIEETGRHCGHIDILRELLDGAVGE; the protein is encoded by the coding sequence ATGACGAGCTCGACGGGCGCACTTCCGGAGGACACCCGACCGGAGCCTCCCGAGCGGGGCGGAGAACGCGAGACGATCGAGGGGTTCCTCGACTTCCTCCGCGCCAGTGTCGTCTACAAGGCCACGGGGCTGTCGGACGCCGATGCCGCACGCCGCGTGCTCCCGAGCCTCACCACCGTCTCCGGGCTCATCCGCCACCTCGCCGATGTCGAGCGGTCCTGGTTCCGCGAGGCGATGGCGGGGGAAGCTGATGTCCCGTCCCGGTGGTCGGAGGAGGACCGCGATGGCGAGTTCCGGGTCACGGAGCACGACACCCTCGCCGAGGTCGTCGCCGACTACGAGGCGGCGTGCGCCGAGTCTCGCACGGTCGCGGCGCGATTCGATCTCGACGATCCCTCGGCCGGTCGCGACGGGCGGTACCACCTGCGGTGGATCCTCGTGCACATGATCGAGGAGACGGGCCGCCACTGCGGACACATCGACATCCTGCGCGAACTGCTCGACGGGGCGGTCGGCGAATGA
- a CDS encoding ABC transporter substrate-binding protein, translating into MNARTPRRFLATTAAVAAAALTLSACSAGSSSGGGSTESDAVVIGLTGEPVNLDFTTTSGAAIPQVVMNNVYEGLVTIDQDGNLQPQLAESWEVSEDGTVYDFALHDGVTFSDGEDFTAADVVFSIERVQSDAWLNGTKTKMDVVDSVEAVSDTEVRVTLSRPSNAWLFDMGTYVGAMFSETGVDDLATSPIGTGPYTVESFVSGDRITLAGRDDYWGEEPDITDVTLRYFADAVASTNALRSGDIDMVYNMQAPDLMGQFESDDAFQVIEGTSNGEILLSMNNRIAPFDDVRVRQAVMYAIDRQAVIDAAWAGYGTEIGAMVPPTDPYYEDLTDMYPYDPEKARELLAEAGAENLSITFDVPTRPYATAVSEIVVSQLAEVGIDASIQSSEFPAVWLDKVFTQADYQMSVILAVEARDVLATFNNPDYYIGYDNSKIADEVIAADSGTPEEYESGMKEVVRTITEDAASDVLFLFPNLVVAKAGLGGIAANAVTESLILSGLTWSE; encoded by the coding sequence ATGAACGCCCGCACTCCCCGCCGTTTCCTGGCGACGACGGCCGCCGTCGCGGCCGCCGCGCTCACCCTGTCCGCCTGTTCGGCCGGGAGCTCGTCCGGCGGTGGAAGCACCGAGTCCGACGCGGTCGTCATCGGTCTCACCGGTGAACCCGTCAACCTCGACTTCACGACCACGTCGGGCGCCGCGATCCCGCAGGTCGTCATGAACAACGTGTACGAGGGCCTCGTCACGATCGACCAGGACGGGAACCTCCAGCCGCAGCTCGCCGAGAGCTGGGAGGTGAGCGAGGACGGGACCGTCTACGACTTCGCCCTGCACGACGGCGTGACCTTCTCCGACGGCGAGGACTTCACGGCCGCCGACGTCGTCTTCAGCATCGAACGGGTGCAGAGCGACGCCTGGCTCAACGGGACGAAGACCAAGATGGACGTCGTCGACTCGGTCGAGGCCGTCTCCGACACCGAGGTGCGCGTCACGCTCAGCCGGCCGAGCAACGCGTGGCTCTTCGACATGGGCACGTACGTGGGCGCGATGTTCTCCGAGACGGGCGTCGACGATCTCGCCACCTCGCCGATCGGAACGGGCCCGTACACCGTCGAGAGCTTCGTGAGCGGCGACCGCATCACGCTCGCCGGCCGCGACGACTACTGGGGCGAGGAGCCCGACATCACCGACGTGACGCTGCGCTACTTCGCGGACGCCGTCGCGAGCACGAATGCGCTCCGGTCCGGGGACATCGACATGGTCTACAACATGCAGGCGCCCGATCTCATGGGCCAGTTCGAGTCCGACGACGCCTTCCAGGTGATCGAGGGAACGTCGAACGGCGAGATCCTCCTCTCGATGAACAACAGGATCGCCCCCTTCGACGACGTGCGCGTGCGCCAGGCCGTCATGTACGCGATCGACCGTCAGGCCGTCATCGACGCCGCGTGGGCCGGCTACGGAACCGAGATCGGCGCCATGGTGCCCCCGACGGACCCGTACTACGAGGACCTCACGGACATGTACCCGTACGACCCCGAGAAGGCCCGCGAGCTCCTCGCCGAGGCGGGGGCGGAGAACCTCTCCATCACGTTCGACGTGCCGACCCGTCCATACGCCACGGCCGTCTCCGAGATCGTCGTCTCGCAGCTCGCCGAGGTGGGGATCGACGCGTCGATCCAGTCGTCCGAGTTCCCCGCGGTGTGGCTCGACAAGGTCTTCACCCAGGCCGACTACCAGATGTCCGTGATCCTCGCCGTCGAGGCCCGCGACGTGCTCGCGACCTTCAACAACCCCGACTACTACATCGGCTACGACAACTCGAAGATCGCAGACGAGGTCATCGCGGCCGACTCGGGCACGCCGGAGGAGTACGAGAGCGGCATGAAGGAGGTCGTCCGCACCATCACGGAGGACGCCGCCTCCGACGTGCTGTTCCTGTTCCCGAACCTCGTCGTGGCGAAGGCCGGTCTCGGCGGGATCGCGGCGAACGCGGTGACCGAGTCCCTCATCCTGTCGGGTCTCACCTGGTCGGAGTGA
- a CDS encoding pentapeptide repeat-containing protein: MARRTPPSRTSPEPRISPVRLPSLDDGDRVELAEGSSHDARRYSDLDLSGLDLADVRFSECAFDTVRSDAAKLRGARLSDCTIDRLEAPVVDAPSSFWRDVSITASRSGSSDLYDAELRSVAIRQSKFGYLNLRGARITDVLIEDTAFEELDLGGAEVTRLALPGCRIGVLDVSRARLVDLDLREAEFSSITGVETLRGAIISETQLAEFAPLFAAALGVRVE, translated from the coding sequence ATGGCCCGTCGCACCCCTCCATCCCGCACCTCACCGGAACCCCGCATCTCACCCGTCCGTCTTCCGTCTCTCGACGACGGCGATCGGGTCGAACTCGCCGAGGGCTCGTCGCACGACGCACGTCGCTACAGCGATCTCGACCTCTCCGGTCTCGACCTCGCCGACGTGCGCTTCAGCGAGTGCGCGTTCGACACCGTCCGCTCCGACGCGGCGAAGCTGAGGGGTGCGCGACTCAGCGACTGCACGATCGATCGCCTCGAGGCGCCCGTCGTCGACGCGCCGTCCTCGTTCTGGCGTGACGTCTCGATCACCGCCTCGCGCTCCGGCTCGAGCGATCTGTACGACGCCGAGCTGCGGTCCGTCGCGATCAGGCAGTCCAAGTTCGGCTACCTCAACCTCCGTGGAGCGCGGATCACCGACGTCCTCATCGAGGACACGGCGTTCGAGGAACTCGATCTCGGCGGGGCGGAGGTCACGCGACTCGCCCTTCCGGGCTGCCGCATCGGGGTGCTCGACGTGTCTCGTGCGCGGCTCGTCGACCTCGATCTGCGGGAGGCCGAGTTCTCGTCCATCACCGGTGTCGAGACCCTGCGAGGCGCCATCATCTCGGAGACCCAGCTGGCCGAGTTCGCGCCCCTGTTCGCGGCAGCGCTGGGGGTCCGCGTCGAGTGA
- a CDS encoding ABC transporter permease, producing the protein MTTQLPTPDALGVSVPPPATEARRRRARPGTQLVIGASLIGLVAIVALVSLVWTPYDPVATVASDRLQFPSAEHWFGTDRFGRDVFSAVMVGSQITLLVGFIAVGIAVVVGVPLGILAGMRQGRLGDLIMRGNDILLAFPGLLLAIIFGAVFGAGTVTAMVALGIGSIPAFARVARSGTLQVMKTDYVFAARAANRSELRIALRHVLPNISGMIVVQCSVNFGIAVLAEAGLSFLGLGTMPPTPSWGRMLQESQQFLGSHDYLAIAPGLAIAVAVLGFNLLGDGLRDRFDPKMRSNR; encoded by the coding sequence ATGACCACGCAGCTTCCCACCCCCGACGCACTCGGCGTCTCGGTGCCGCCTCCCGCGACGGAGGCGCGACGTCGCCGAGCCCGTCCCGGGACCCAGCTCGTGATCGGAGCGTCGCTCATCGGGCTCGTCGCGATCGTCGCGCTCGTGTCCCTCGTGTGGACGCCCTACGATCCCGTGGCGACCGTCGCCTCCGACCGCCTCCAGTTCCCGAGCGCCGAGCACTGGTTCGGCACCGACCGCTTCGGACGTGACGTGTTCTCGGCCGTGATGGTGGGATCGCAGATCACGCTCCTCGTCGGCTTCATCGCCGTCGGCATCGCGGTCGTCGTCGGTGTGCCGCTCGGCATCCTCGCCGGCATGCGGCAGGGGCGCCTGGGCGACCTCATCATGCGCGGCAACGACATCCTCCTCGCGTTCCCCGGGCTCCTCCTCGCGATCATCTTCGGCGCCGTGTTCGGAGCCGGAACGGTCACGGCGATGGTCGCCCTCGGAATCGGCTCGATCCCGGCGTTCGCCCGCGTCGCCCGCAGCGGCACCCTTCAGGTGATGAAGACCGACTACGTCTTCGCCGCCCGTGCCGCGAACCGCTCGGAGCTCCGCATCGCCCTCCGGCACGTCCTCCCGAACATCAGCGGCATGATCGTCGTGCAGTGCTCGGTGAACTTCGGCATCGCCGTCCTCGCCGAGGCTGGCCTGTCGTTCCTCGGCCTCGGCACCATGCCCCCCACCCCGTCGTGGGGTCGCATGCTGCAGGAGTCGCAGCAGTTCCTCGGCTCCCACGACTACCTCGCCATCGCCCCCGGTCTCGCGATCGCTGTCGCGGTGCTCGGGTTCAACCTCCTCGGAGACGGTCTGCGCGACCGCTTCGACCCCAAGATGAGGAGCAACCGATGA